The genomic region ACGGTCGCCAGCTGGTAGAACGATCCGTACTGTCGGCGCAGCTCCTCGACGTAGCGGTCGACCGGCAGCAACCGGATCGGCAGGTTGCTGGCGAGCGTGGCGACCGCGGTCGTGGGCAGGCCACCGACCCAGAAGAAGGCGTCCAGCGTGCCGTTGGCGAGCAGCCGAGCGGAGTCGCTGACGCTGTAACCGCGCCGCACGATGTCGGTGTTGTCGTCCATCCCGGCGGCGGCCAGCAGGCGCCGCGCGGTGATCTCCACCGACGAGCCCGCGGACCCGACCGACACCCGCTTCCCGCGCAGGTCCCGCAGCGACCGGAGCGGCGAGTCCTGCCGGACGACGACCTGGACGTACTCGTCGTAGATCCGGGCGACCGCGCGAATGCGGCCGGGCGCTCCGGCTGCCTGCTCCAGTGCCGGCGCTCGGAACGCGGTGTCGGCCGACATGAACGCCAGGTCGGCCCGGCCGGTCGCCAACCGCGTCAGGTTGTCGACCGACCCGCTGCTGTTGTCGACCCGCACCGTCAGGTCGGGCAGTTCGTCGGCGAGGACTTCCTGGAACGCCAGGCCGTACGCCTCGTAGACGCCGCCGACCCCGCCGGTGCTGATCGTGATCCCGCCCGGCGGGTAGTGCACCGGATCGCACACCGGCGCCCGGCAACCCCGCAACGCCACCAGGCCGACCGCGGCGATCGCGAGCGCCACCACGGTGACCAGCAGCACCCAGCGTCGTCGCCGGGTCAGCACGATCGACATGAGTGCGGCGCCGCCGCGACCGCGTGAGGCGGAAGCGTGCTGACTCCGCGAGTGAGCACGGCCGCCGGACCTCAAGCGGTCGACGAGGCGGCGCACTAGCTAGCCCGCTTGCTCGGCCAGGTTGAGGAACTGTCGCTTGGACGCCAGGGCCTTCTCCGCCTCGGCGATCCGGCGCTGGTCACCGGCGGTCTTGGCACGCTCCAGCTGACGCTCGGCCTTGGCGACCTGTTCCCGCATCTGGGCCAGCAGCGGGTTGCTCTCGACACTGCCGCGGCGCCACTCGGCGTCGGCGGCGACCCGGACCCGCTCCTCGACCGCGCGCAGACGCCGGTCGAGCTGTGCGAC from Cryptosporangium minutisporangium harbors:
- a CDS encoding TAXI family TRAP transporter solute-binding subunit, with product MSIVLTRRRRWVLLVTVVALAIAAVGLVALRGCRAPVCDPVHYPPGGITISTGGVGGVYEAYGLAFQEVLADELPDLTVRVDNSSGSVDNLTRLATGRADLAFMSADTAFRAPALEQAAGAPGRIRAVARIYDEYVQVVVRQDSPLRSLRDLRGKRVSVGSAGSSVEITARRLLAAAGMDDNTDIVRRGYSVSDSARLLANGTLDAFFWVGGLPTTAVATLASNLPIRLLPVDRYVEELRRQYGSFYQLATVPAGTYANVPDTPTAAVPSYLLASLRLDDDLVMRLSAALFSHRTRIASVVPSGRVLDVRSAISTASIPLHPGAIRYYRSVKP